A section of the Myxocyprinus asiaticus isolate MX2 ecotype Aquarium Trade chromosome 22, UBuf_Myxa_2, whole genome shotgun sequence genome encodes:
- the LOC127412690 gene encoding ras-related protein Rab-33A-like: MAHEFTASREGTANPRHANLTSSLDLSTSLDHSVQTRIFKIIVIGDSNVGKTCLTFRFTGRSFPCKTEATIGVDFREKAVEIEGEKIKVQVWDTAGQERFRKSMVEHYYRNVHAVVFVYDVTKMASFQNLKTWIQECNGHGVSSAVPRVLVGNKCDLIDQIQVPSNTALKFADAHNMLLFETSAKDPKESQNVDSIFMCLACRLKAQKSLIYRDVEREDGRVRLTHQPGPKSNCLC; this comes from the exons ATGGCACATGAATTCACAGCAAGCAGAGAAGGAACCGCCAACCCACGCCATGCCAACCTCACGTCGTCTCTCGATCTGAGCACGTCGCTGGATCACAGCGTCCAGACgcgcatttttaaaataattgtgatCGGGGACTCAAATGTGGGTAAGACCTGTTTAACCTTCCGCTTCACCGGCAGATCCTTCCCATGCAAGACTGAAGCCACCATCGGCGTGGATTTCAGGGAGAAAGCCGTGGAGATCGAGGGCGAGAAAATAAAG GTACAAGTATGGGACACAGCAGGCCAGGAACGCTTTCGCAAGAGCATGGTGGAGCATTACTACCGCAACGTGCATGCTGTCGTATTCGTGTACGATGTCACTAAAATGGCCTCTTTCCAGAATTTAAAGACCTGGATTCAGGAGTGCAACGGGCATGGTGTGTCATCCGCTGTGCCTCGTGTCCTGGTGGGCAACAAGTGCGATCTGATTGACCAGATTCAGGTCCCCTCCAACACTGCCCTCAAGTTTGCCGATGCCCATAACATGCTGCTATTTGAAACGTCAGCCAAAGATCCAAAGGAGAGCCAGAACGTGGACTCCATTTTCATGTGCCTGGCGTGTCGTCTAAAAGCCCAAAAGTCTCTGATCTACAGAGATGTGGAGAGAGAAGATGGTAGAGTCAGACTGACCCATCAACCAGGCCCTAAAAGTAACTGCCTGTGCTGA
- the LOC127412687 gene encoding matrix-remodeling-associated protein 5-like: MASVGVPALLMLAALWLLLLILPPSLCACPRSCSCPNPKEVHCTFRHLPSAPRNLPQDTERLNLGYNSIGTVGSSDFANLRQLEMLMLHGNEITSVSPGSFYHLRSLQILKLSYNKIKRVDPSLLEGLTSLVRLHLDHNLIDFIEPFSFNGLISLKLLQLEGNQLRDVHPHTFITVSVLGTFWSSGLRHLHLADNQLEYLLPGTLEPLDKLEVLSLHGNPWICDCHLHWLLEWDKNHEGVIKCKKDRGNCVLCSSPQPLNNSLIFQLSTNQLTCDRPSIQSPLKIGEGGIWEDQEPDVPYIKDLQRPLGHLTFVLSDSHGNRAHVACDVTHPVEGTSMVWEPVRRSDEITVNVTLRTLLECEIDRDALQNLWRLVAYYYESPAILERGTILGNSSQVTFQYSQATSEESPYFTELKGHLMAKPYWLLQPRVNLQLNRRKTTTKKLVMNFSTFISKNIIGRGIKEDIVSSWAIIQRGAPGRIKSILEHSEVSLDCSVLSSGHQLVEWMLPDLTTLDQTDSYKLRLENNRLVIKNTSIEDSGLYHCYVRTDTSVDIVSFRLTVRVRLLSPSDLNGKKMSVENGDSLSLPCLVTSPHPMETRWYLPNHQILKASSMKGRVYVSQNNTLIIKKVTYEDAGEYSCLAANLYGVDMLSHLVVVTGEKEEAHRGVTLSEDESLLFEGEDNEGSGYKEIKRPTAKLTPQRVDGKHRGGIFRTNANGKKIKESVRKPNNSVKELDPSRWEQILARANARVLITSPVHLEMTTTLKTVPKPTVITTKAPSMFDVSPTTKTDVAASSASTSSSVQHFNAKQLEMPTNREHVKQDTIQGKLSKHKTSDSNVSDLTLVHIDAITAPEHETQLVKQVDKHTIEQKIRANSSSIWNQRRRFPFRQRRPPSRRLRPKRPYFTPAPNLAVQFTQSPLRISIPENSAVMTSDSYTSNQNNQATASMTLPEEISNTQNPVTESLAEQVTEDPEFPKTTFRKEKKPIEIITTPLVTELSPTTLGPGPNRYENENRESLLRTNSQTLEDKTRQITATKIPNVQTSNINPPVTQRKPMTEKPTLTNVERQRAYSWGIPPEIEAVPLHPWLIQKNTQKKQILITPRPYTQSPVWVSNHGIPVWPTVHNSRHHPSRDKTWYFLQTGGRGPGVTNRPEITAETVKPTAYISGSATASFQRTIAPHVSSLSHVRDHLLFNRLRNRYRQSQLDAYRLAQMGKHVTVKTRTYQPTPQPHQVPNFPNIYKHVTPPTVLAYTNKPPITVSVPFGSRWHYSHFGAKKLSTAIPFPSLMGSGVKPRIITTESVTVSALAEADVLLSCRSSGDPKPVVSWTKVSTGATIQTNTKHGQRFEVLSNGTFVIKNIQLQDRGQYLCTAQNKFGSDRMIVTLVVQTQPPKIISSKARDVSAFLGKPVSLDCIAVGKPEAQISWILPDRTFVRDVGTLDRRVSLFPNGTLSIHSANFSNKGDYKCIASNAAGADTLKYHVHVAALPPTIAEVASESTFMNVGRTIYVHCTAKGEPFPLIKWVLPDGSQMKPTQFIGRRLFIFPNGTLYIKNVTPNDSGRYECLATNPFGFAKRTFQMDVRQEAPGPWKGLYQHHSVTATYGSTVFLHCPESIGSQRGTVWRLPSKILLEHHYSPQRHITAFPNGTLRILRLTEKDGGNYLCMYQRPNGEDMELFQVEVLMRPPKIENIGAQNKRVANGENFLVDCVASGFPDPEVSWSLPDGTMINNALQSDDSGTRNQRYIIFDNGTLLLHQMGKNDEGNYTCYAKNNLGEDAMKISVQVVPNSPQLDQVSMWASFGQSAQMKCDATGVPLPTIIWISPRNEIITGSSVKYQILNDGTLIINKLTLADQGKYACVARNPAGDRIRNVKLIVEVKEPNINGKNGQTEKKLLAVYYQTLLLDCKAEGTPEPQITWTTPYGMSLPTPYLGGRFQVHRNGSLELRGIRKTDEGRFLCIAKNYLGEASLAIDLEVASLSEKPSFPMPNIEVLPLKADGEDITLECRATGKPKPEFLWILPNGTALNPGMKLQRFTHYLENGTLRIMQPVVVDKGVYRCLAKNVAGQAEKRYALEHGQKPQIRNSAATMKISLGRTLNMPCTVDGWPQVTITWTLPNGLVLDKPQVIGKVTYLSNGTLQVRETSKSDRGTYTCKATNTFGSSTLSYPVSIMVFPPQITHAPPSMTRVNKGSPVILNCIAAGIPKPEISWTLPGRTTLVPNNRFTVQGGIHMTEEGNLVIQDPSLMNSGIYKCNARNALGTDFKATYLQVI, encoded by the exons ATGGCTTCAGTGGGTGTACCTGCTCTCCTGATGTTGGCAGCTCTGTGGCTGCTGCTGCTCATTTTGCCCCCATCCCTCTGTGCGTGTCCGAGGTCCTGCAGCTGCCCCAACCCTAAGGAAGTCCACTGCACCTTCCGCCACCTCCCTTCTGCCCCACGCAACCTGCCCCAAGACACTGAAAGGCTCAACCTAGG CTATAACAGCATTGGGACTGTTGGGTCTTCAGATTTTGCAAACCTACGGCAATTGGAAATGCTCATGCTCCATGGAAATGAAATCACCTCCGTGTCTCCTGGATCCTTTTACCATCTCCGTTCCCTTCAG ATACTGAAGTTGAGCTACAACAAAATCAAAAGAGTTGACCCCAGCCTGTTAGAGGGCTTGACAAGCCTTGTAAGGCTTCATCTGGACCACAACCTCATTGATTTCATTGAGCCCTTTTCCTTTAATGGACTTATATCATTGAAACTATTGCAACTGGAGGGGAATCAGCTGAGGGATGTGCACCCACACACATTCATTACTGTCTCAGTCCTGGGTACATTCTGGAGCTCAGGCCTGCGGCACCTGCACCTGGCAGACAACCAACTGGAATACCTGCTGCCTGGCACTCTAGAGCCCTTAGACAAGTTAGAAGTCCTCTCCCTGCATGGAAACCCCTGGATCTGTGACTGCCACTTGCACTGGCTCTTGGAGTGGGACAAAAATCATGAGG gAGTTATTAAGTGCAAAAAAGACCGTGGCAACTGTGTCTTATGTTCCTCACCTCAGCCCCTGAACAACAGTCTGATCTTCCAGCTTTCAACCAACCAGCTCACTTGTGACCGACCCTCCATCCAGTCCCCACTGAAAATCGGGGAGGGTGGCATCTGGGAAGACCAGGAACCAGATGTCCCCTACATCAAGGACCTACAGCGTCCTCTTGGCCATCTGACCTTCGTTCTGTCCGATAGCCATGGGAATCGTGCCCATGTGGCTTGTGATGTAACTCATCCTGTTGAAGGTACCTCTATGGTGTGGGAGCCTGTGAGGCGATCAGATGAGATTACTGTCAACGTAACCCTGCGGACATTGCTTGAGTGTGAGATCGACAGGGATGCTCTTCAGAACCTCTGGAGGTTGGTCGCCTACTACTATGAGAGCCCAGCCATTTTGGAGCGAGGAACCATACTTGGGAATTCTTCCCAAGTGACTTTTCAGTACTCTCAAGCCACAAGTGAGGAATCACCATATTTTACAGAGCTCAAAGGACACTTAATGGCTAAACCGTATTGGCTTTTGCAACCTAGGGTCAACCTTCAGCTTAACAGACGCAAAACCACAACTAAAAAACTGGTTATGAACTTTTCCACTTTTATATCAAAGAACATCATTGGAAGGGGGATCAAAGAGGATATAGTCTCCTCTTGGGCTATAATCCAAAGAGGAGCCCCGGGGAGAATCAAATCCATACTAGAGCACTCTGAGGTCAGTTTGGACTGTAGTGTGCTCAGTTCAGGGCATCAGCTTGTGGAGTGGATGCTTCCAGACTTAACAACATTGGATCAAACTGATTCCTATAAACTAAGGTTGGAGAATAACAGATTAGTCATCAAAAACACAAGCATTGAAGACTCTGGACTTTATCATTGCTATGTGAGGACTGACACCAGTGTAGACATAGTCTCCTTTAGACTCACAGTCAGGGTGCGTCTCTTAAGTCCCAGTGATTTAAATGGAAAGAAGATGTCTGTGGAGAATGGGGACTCTCTTAGTCTTCCTTGTTTAGTAACTTCCCCACATCCAATGGAGACAAGATGGTACTTACCAAACCATCAGATTCTCAAAGCTTCGAGCATGAAAGGCAGGGTTTACGTATCACAAAATAACACTTTGATAATCAAAAAAGTGACTTATGAGGATGCTGGAGAGTACAGCTGTTTGGCAGCTAACCTTTATGGGGTAGACATGTTGTCTCATCTAGTTGTTGTTACTGGTGAAAAGGAAGAAGCTCATAGAGGTGTTACACTGTCTGAAGACGAATCACTCCTTTTTGAGGGCGAGGACAACGAAGGGTCAGGGTACAAAGAAATCAAACGACCAACTGCTAAACTCACTCCTCAAAGGGTGGACGGAAAACACAGAGGTGGTATTTTTCGAACAAATGCAAATGGAAAGAAAATCAAGGAGAGTGTGAGAAAACCTAACAACTCCGTCAAAGAGCTCGACCCCAGCCGTTGGGAACAGATTCTTGCAAGAGCTAATGCTAGAGTCTTGATCACCTCACCAGTTCATCTAGAAATgacaacaacattaaaaacagTGCCAAAGCCTACAGTGATTACAACCAAAGCCCCTTCTATGTTTGATGTCTCTCCAACAACAAAAACAGATGTTGCGGCTAGCAGTGCCAGCACAAGTTCAAGTGTGCAGCATTTCAATGCGAAACAGCTGGAAATGCCCACCAACAGAGAGCATGTAAAACAAGATACAATTCAGGGAAAACTATCAAAACACAAGACCAGTGATTCTAACGTTTCAGATTTGACTTTAGTGCACATAGACGCGATAACAGCACCTGAGCATGAAACGCAACTGGTTAAACAGGTAGACAAACACACAATAGAACAGAAAATAAGGGCTAACAGTAGTTCCATTTGGAACCAAAGGCGAAGATTCCCATTTAGGCAACGTAGGCCTCCATCACGTAGGTTACGCCCAAAGAGACCGTATTTCACCCCAGCTCCCAATTTAGCAGTGCAATTCACTCAGTCACCACTTAGAATATCAATTCCTGAAAACAGTGCAGTGATGACCAGTGACTCTTATACTtcaaaccaaaacaatcaagcCACAGCATCGATGACATTACCAGAAGAAATTTCTAACACACAAAACCCAGTGACTGAAAGCTTAGCTGAACAAGTCACAGAGGATCCAGAATTCCCTAAAACCACATTCAGAAAAGAGAAGAAGCCAATTGAAATAATTACAACACCTCTAGTAACCGAATTATCTCCAACAACACTTGGCCCCGGACCTAACAGGTATGAAAATGAGAACAGAGAGTCACTTTTGAGAACTAATAGTCAGACATTAGAAGACAAAACAAGACAGATAACAGCAACAAAAATACCCAATGTTCAAACCAGCAACATAAATCCTCCAGTGACACAAAGAAAACCTATGACTGAAAAACCAACCTTAACTAATGTAGAAAGACAGAGAGCCTATAGCTGGGGAATACCACCTGAGATTGAAGCTGTGCCTCTCCACCCTTGGCTAATCCAAAAGAATACACAAAAGAAACAAATCTTAATTACACCACGTCCATACACTCAGTCTCCTGTTTGGGTCAGCAACCATGGCATTCCAGTCTGGCCCACAGTTCATAATTCACGACACCACCCCTCCCGAGACAAAACGTGGTATTTCCTCCAAACAGGAGGCAGGGGTCCAGGGGTCACCAATCGGCCTGAAATCACCGCTGAGACAGTGAAGCCCACAGCTTACATTTCTGGGTCAGCCACAGCTTCCTTTCAAAGGACCATAGCTCCACATGTCAGCTCCTTGTCTCATGTACGAGACCACTTGCTCTTCAACAGGCTCAGAAACAGATATAGACAATCACAGCTTGATGCATATCGACTTGCCCAGATGGGCAAGCATGTCACTGTTAAAACAAGGACATATCAGCCCACCCCTCAGCCTCACCAAGTACCAAACTTCCCCAACATCTACAAGCATGTGACTCCCCCAACCGTCCTAGCATACACAAACAAACCACCCATCACAGTTAGTGTGCCATTTGGTAGTCGCTGGCATTACAGTCATTTTGGAGCAAAGAAATTGAGCACTGCTATTCCCTTTCCAAGCCTAATGGGCAGTGGAGTCAAACCCAGAATCATAACAACTGAATCTGTCACTGTATCTGCTTTAGCAGAAGCCGATGTACTTTTGTCCTGTAGATCATCTGGGGACCCCAAACCTGTTGTTTCATGGACCAAAGTTTCTACAG GTGCAACAATTCAGACCAACACAAAACATGGACAAAGATTTGAGGTCCTTTCCAATGGTACTTTTGTGATTAAGAATATCCAGTTGCAAGACCGTGGCCAGTACCTGTGCACAGCACAAAACAAATTTGGCTCAGACCGCATGATAGTTACCCTCGTTGTGCAAACTCAGCCTCCAAAAATCATCAGCTCAAAGGCGAGAGATGTCTCTGCATTTTTGGGAAAACCAGTCAGCTTGGACTGCATTGCCGTGGGTAAACCTGAAGCTCAGATTTCATGGATACTTCCAGACAGGACATTTGTGCGAGATGTTGGTACCCTTGACCGAAGAGTATCCTTATTTCCAAATGGAACACTGAGTATTCACTCAGCAAACTTTTCCAATAAAGGTGATTATAAGTGTATTGCGAGCAATGCAGCAGGGGCTGACACACTAAAGTACCACGTTCACGTTGCAGCTCTACCTCCGACAATTGCAGAGGTTGCATCTGAGAGTACATTTATGAATGTTGGAAGAACAATATATGTGCATTGCACAGCTAAAGGAGAGCCATTTCCTCTTATTAAGTGGGTTCTACCTGATGGTTCTCAAATGAAGCCTACACAGTTCATTGGAAGACGGTTATTTATTTTCCCAAATGGAACGCTTTATATAAAGAACGTCACTCCCAATGATTCAGGGAGGTATGAGTGTTTGGCAACCAACCCATTTGGCTTTGCTAAAAGAACATTCCAGATGGATGTTAGGCAAGAGGCTCCAGGTCCCTGGAAAGGCCTGTACCAGCATCACAGTGTCACAGCAACATATGGATCCACAGTTTTTCTGCACTGTCCAGAGTCCATAGGCTCCCAAAGAGGCACAGTTTGGAGACTGCCATCTAAAATTCTGCTTGAACATCACTACAG TCCACAAAGACACATCACTGCTTTCCCCAACGGGACTCTGAGAATTCTCAGACTGACTGAGAAAGATGGAGGCAATTATCTGTGTATGTACCAAAGACCAAATGGTGAGGACATGGAGCTATTCCAAGTAGAGGTCCTCATGAGGCCACCAAAGATAGAGAACATTGGGGCACAAAATAAGAGAGTTGCTAATGGAGAAAACTTCCTGGTGGACTGTGTAGCTTCTGGCTTTCCAGACCCTGAGGTATCATGGAGCCTCCCAGATGGCACCATGATCAACAATGCCCTCCAGTCAGATGACAGCGGAACACGTAATCAACGCTACATCATCTTTGACAATGGAACTCTTTTGTTGCATCAAATGGGAAAGAATGATGAGGGCAATTACACATGCTATGCTAAGAACAACCTTGGGGAGGATGCAATGAAAATAAGCGTACAAGTGGTCCCAAACTCACCCCAATTAGACCAGGTATCCATGTGGGCATCTTTTGGTCAATCAGCCCAGATGAAGTGTGATGCTACAGGCGTACCGCTACCTACAATCATCTGGATCTCACCAAGGAATGAGATAATAACTGGATCTTCGGTCAAATATCAAATACTGAATGATGGGACTCTGATCATTAACAAATTGACTTTGGCTGACCAGGGGAAGTATGCCTGTGTGGCACGGAACCCAGCTGGGGATCGCattagaaatgtgaaacttatagtTGAGGTTAAAGAGCCGAATATCAATGGAAAAAATGGACAAACTGAGAAGAAATTGTTAGCAGTGTATTACCAGACCCTACTGCTGGACTGCAAAGCAGAGGGTACGCCTGAGCCCCAGATCACCTGGACAACACCCTATGGCATGTCTTTGCCCACACCATATTTGGGAGGCAGGTTCCAAGTCCACAGGAATGGAAGTCTAGAGTTGAGGGGCATCCGGAAGACCGATGAAGGTCGGTTTCTGTGCATAGCCAAAAATTACTTGGGGGAAGCAAGTCTGGCCATTGACCTGGAAGTTGCATCACTTTCTGAGAAGCCAAGCTTTCCCATGCCAAACATTGAGGTTCTCCCTCTCAAAGCAGATGGTGAAGACATCACTTTGGAGTGTCGAGCTACTGGAAAACCAAAGCCAGAGTTTCTTTGGATTCTACCCAATGGAACAGCGCTGAATCCAGGTATGAAACTCCAGCGGTTTACTCACTACCTGGAAAATGGGACTTTACGTATTATGCAGCCAGTTGTTGTTGACAAAGGCGTATACCGTTGTCTGGCCAAAAATGTAGCTGGACAAGCAGAGAAGCGCTATGCTTTAGAACATGGACAAAAGCCTCAAATTAGAAATTCAGCAGCTACTATGAAGATTTCACTCGGACGGACTCTAAATATGCCATGCACTGTGGATGGCTGGCCTCAAGTAACAATTACCTGGACTCTTCCAAACGGCCTGGTATTGGACAAGCCTCAGGTTATTGGAAAAGTAACGTATTTATCTAATGGTACACTTCAGGTACGAGAAACTAGCAAATCTGATAGAGGAACGTATACCTGCAAAGCAACAAACACATTTGGATCTTCAACATTGTCATATCCTGTAAGTATTATGGTGTTTCCACCTCAAATCACTCATGCACCACCTTCAATGACCAGAGTTAACAAGGGCTCACCTGTGATTCTAAACTGTATAGCTGCTGGCATACCCAAACCAGAAATTTCTTGGACTCTTCCTGGACGTACTACACTTGTGCCCAATAATCGCTTCACAGTGCAGGGTGGAATTCACATGACTGAGGAGGGCAATTTGGTCATCCAGGACCCAAGCCTCATGAACTCAGGGATTTATAAATGTAATGCCAGAAATGCCTTGGGAACAGACTTCAAAGCAACATATCTTCAAGTGATTTGA